Proteins from a genomic interval of Nitrosomonas stercoris:
- a CDS encoding Type IV secretion system protein VirB11, protein MNPTVLQPIETELGVAGLFPKPDYIPLEDDAAIQAYLAPYKQWRENPRVTEIAVNDDGLVWVYTDQWNSYNVPQINQHSLLSLGGAIATYINSAQGWSAAYPILSGSLKDNSRVQLVMEPGVLRGHVSFTLRQPSRVRISLKEMNEQGMFQGTTQSTFSIKPYEKELLSLLKAGKIIEFLKKAVQYRQNIVLSGATGSGKTTVMKALVDVIDPGERIITIEDAHELSLTQPNVVHLLYDNAKTRPGSNTPILSAKDALLSCLRMRPDRILLAEMRGSECLYFLRAALSGHPGTLTSCHGENPAMAYEQMMMMVKSDSVGAGLDYDVIKRLIHLTVDIVVQIEVDRRTGQRRVVEIDYNPKRKYAIAQGKDYA, encoded by the coding sequence ATGAATCCGACAGTTTTACAACCTATTGAAACCGAACTTGGCGTTGCGGGATTGTTCCCTAAACCGGACTACATCCCGCTAGAGGATGACGCTGCGATACAGGCGTATCTTGCACCATACAAACAGTGGCGTGAAAATCCTCGTGTAACTGAAATTGCCGTCAACGATGACGGCCTGGTTTGGGTGTATACAGACCAATGGAACAGTTACAACGTACCTCAGATCAATCAGCATAGTTTGTTGTCGCTTGGTGGCGCGATAGCGACCTATATCAATTCCGCACAGGGTTGGAGTGCGGCCTATCCGATATTATCTGGCTCTTTAAAAGATAACTCGCGGGTACAGCTTGTCATGGAACCTGGCGTTCTGCGTGGGCACGTTTCTTTTACACTTCGTCAGCCCTCACGAGTGCGTATTTCCTTAAAGGAAATGAATGAGCAAGGTATGTTCCAAGGCACCACTCAATCAACCTTTTCCATCAAACCGTATGAAAAAGAACTACTTAGTTTGCTTAAGGCAGGCAAGATCATTGAGTTTCTAAAAAAGGCAGTCCAGTACCGCCAGAATATTGTTTTATCTGGAGCCACAGGCTCCGGAAAAACAACGGTAATGAAAGCGTTAGTCGATGTAATCGACCCTGGCGAACGTATCATTACTATAGAAGATGCTCATGAATTAAGCCTAACACAGCCTAATGTGGTGCACTTGCTTTACGACAATGCAAAGACCCGCCCTGGTTCTAATACGCCTATTTTGTCAGCTAAAGACGCATTGCTTAGCTGCCTTAGGATGAGGCCAGATCGAATCCTCTTGGCCGAGATGCGCGGCTCAGAGTGTTTGTATTTTCTTCGCGCTGCATTAAGTGGACACCCCGGCACCCTCACAAGCTGCCATGGTGAAAATCCTGCGATGGCTTACGAGCAAATGATGATGATGGTGAAGTCTGATTCCGTGGGCGCTGGGTTAGATTACGATGTCATTAAAAGATTGATTCATTTAACAGTTGATATTGTGGTGCAGATTGAAGTTGACAGGCGCACCGGTCAGCGCCGTGTTGTAGAAATTGATTACAACCCGAAGCGTAAATATGCCATCGCACAAGGTAAAGATTATGCCTAA